One genomic segment of Myotis daubentonii chromosome 14, mMyoDau2.1, whole genome shotgun sequence includes these proteins:
- the LOC132215160 gene encoding transcription initiation factor IIA subunit 1-like gives MANSANTNTVPKLYRSVIEDVINDVRDIFLDDGVDEQVLMELKTLWENKLMQSRAVDGFPSEEQQLLLQVQQQHHHHQQQQAQPQPTVPPRAHTPRVLIPAAPQAAAPQVIAPGSQLIQRMKASNRSAAATAAPLARPAGVTPVQQILTNSGQLLQVVRAANGAQYIVQPQQSVVLQQQVIPQMQPGGGQALVIKQVLAPLPGGISPPTGVSIQPQQILFTGNKTHVIPTTVAAPTPAPAQVTATGQQQPQAQPAQQRAPLALQVDGTGDTSSEEDEDEEEDDDDDDDDEEEDKEKDGAEGGQVAEEPLNSEDDLSDEEGQEVFDTDHVVVCQFDKVLRSKNKWLFLLKDGIMSLNGRDYIFAKAFGNAEW, from the coding sequence ATGGCAAACTCGGCAAATACAAACACCGTGCCTAAGTTATACAGATCCGTGATCGAAGATGTTATTAATGATGTGAGAGACATCTTTTTGGATGATGGAGTCGATGAACAAGTTCTGATGGAACTAAAAACTCTATGGGAGAATAAACTGATGCAGTCTAGGGCAGTCGATGGATTTCCTTCAGAAGAGCAGCAGCTTTTATTGCAAGTTCAacagcagcaccaccaccaccagcagcagcaagcTCAGCCACAGCCTACGGTACCTCCGCGAGCGCACACTCCGCGGGTCCTTATTCCTGCAGCACCACAGGCCGCAGCACCACAAGTCATTGCTCCTGGTTCTCAGCTGATACAGCGTATGAAGGCATCCAACAGGAGTGCTGCTGCTACCGCGGCCCCCTTAGCACGCCCTGCAGGTGTGACTCCTGTCCAACAGATATTAACAAATTCAGGCCAGCTTCTTCAAGTGGTCAGAGCCGCCAATGGCGCTCAGTATATTGTTCAGCCTCAGCAGTCCGTGGTTCTACAACAACAGGTTATACCACAAATGCAGCCTGGTGGAGGACAGGCTCTTGTCATAAAACAGGTTTTGGCCCCTCTTCCTGGCGGGATTTCACCACCGACGGGTGTCAGCATCCAGCCTCAGCAAATCTTATTTACAGGAAATAAGACTCACGTCATACCTACAACAGTGGCGGCACCTACACCAGCACCAGCGCAGGTAACGGCAACTGGCCAACAGCAACCACAGGCCCAGCCTGCCCAACAACGGGCCCCACTGGCATTGCAAGTTGATGGAACTGGGGATACATCATCGGAAGAAGatgaagatgaggaagaagacgatgatgacgatgatgacgATGAGgaggaagacaaagagaaagatgGAGCTGAAGGTGGGCAGGTAGCAGAGGAGCCCCTCAATAGTGAAGATGATCTGAGTGATGAGGAAGGACAGGAAGTCTTTGATACTGATCATGTGGTTGTATGCCAATTTGATAAGGTACTCAGAAGTAAAAACAAATGGCTATTTCTACTCAAGGATGGCATTATGAGTCTTAATGGAAGAGATTATATATTTGCCAAAGCCTTTGGAAATGCAGAATGGTGA